tacatatgtcTGTCTTGTTACATACTTGCGATGAACATTataaatttgttattataagttacagATAACATTCAACGAAATGTTAAGCCGAAAAGTCATTTCGACCCCCATGTGTTTATACAGTGCTAGTTCACGTTGACAAGCGGTAGCGGGCGCAGTAGCGGGCGCGGTAGCTTAATATTTAACCTAACAACACACAGCACAATATTCAAGTGTTCACGTACAAAACACACGCCCGACGAAACGAAAGTAGCGGGAAAACTAATGATTGGtgtcatcgatataaatcgttagatgggcccctccatttTAAATAACgctcaattttatgtcattacccaaagacgtgcacgcacatcttatcttagtacgtaacaagcgcatgctgtgagtggctggggataaaaaaaacactgttttttcctattttaatcacttaattatgccttcatgttcattttggaagtgtaaaaacacaagcaaCAATATggataaagagaaatgtgttacgagtgatgacgtactcaaggtgcgaaaccaatgacaattccgcgacgcgttgaggcccatctaacgatcaaCGATCGATGATTGGTGTACGCGGCGCTTCTGCGGCCGCAATTAACATATGACATTGTTTtttgggcaggccacatagttcgaagagccgatggacattgggatcccaaggtgctggaatggcgaccccgcaccggaaagcgcagtgttggtcgaccccccactaggtggaccgaagacatcaagcgggttgcagggagccgctggatgctcgcggctcgagaccgttttgtttagaaaaccatgcaagaggcctatgtccagcagtggacgtccatcggctgacaatgatgatgatgatgattgtttgaGCGTGTTCACGCCGACGGAGCTCGCTTAACATGAGGCTGGAAACCTACCCTTGCAGTGCGATGTATGGTTCTgttcacttttttatttaacctttaACCTTTCAACCCCGCCATAGCGACCGGTTGTCATACCACGTCATTGCGCGGTACAATATGCCCTATTATGACGACTCGTCGCCAGCTCTGCCAATCGATTTGGAACCGTTTTTCGAATGACTTAGAGGGTTTCTCAAATTTtaggctccacgaacccctgttaaaatttccaagtgacagcgaacctcTTACTAACTAATGATTCCCCCCATCCCCCAAGAAAAAAATCTGTTGAAATAAGGTTTTcatttgaataaaagttaacacATTAAGTAccaaatgtctttgtaatattaatgtgatgagtgtgcttgtttcttgtcgcaaatggattcaatgttaggagtaattttggacaattttaaccttatttctgactcggtatcagttatcaagccatcAACATCACTatcattacgtaaatcttgccGTCGAATGGCAAACCACTAGGGGTTCGCGTatcccactttgagaaaccctgactTAGAGTTTCAAAGCCCTACTAGTGGCTAGCTGCGGTTGTGCCGGTTGCCCCAGCCGCGCCGGTGCTCGTCCTTGTACTCGTCCATGTCGCGCTGACGAGCCAGCGCCTCCTCGTCGTCCTCCTCCACCAGCCGCTCCTGAGTGTGAAGTTGCGTTGTACGGGTTATTAGAACTCGAGTGCGCTTTACAAAATGAACAAGTTAGTTTTATAGTACCACTagccgcccgcgacttcgtccgcgtggaacagtttttcacaaatcacgcgggaaccatggatttttccgggtagTTTAGCTGTAAAAgagactttcgcatttataatacgtATTGATAGTATTGATTGTTATACCTTTCTAATTTGTTCGGCCTCATCAGGGTCTGCGTCGGCGTTCTCAATAGTAGTATGCGGTATGTTGGTGCCGGCACCTGGGAACCTATAACCAAAACCAGAATTGAAACCTTGACCTAAAAGAggggtttataaaaaaatattatattcgccAGAATGCGttctatacaatattaaatcattaaacattagttactttttttttttaaagaatatttgccatatcttttttaaatatgaccaatatgccCATTcttctccaattagtcgggaaggacagtattaggagtgggtacgacaatagaccaacgggatagcgatcgaactaccaccctcggggatgagtccgaccactcttaccgttgagctattgaggctcaaatcagaagaaagattttgaaatacaaaataaaaaaagaaattaaaattggtaTTAGTAAGGCAATCTTTTACATTGtagaacattttatttaagtcAACAAGTTAGTGTCTATGTGTGCgttactgtaatttttttttcatagataGCTTATAGATCAAcagaaaaactttttttttattctttacaagttagcctttgactacaatctcgcctgatggtaagtgatgatgcaatctaagatgcatccggctaacttgttaggaggaggatgaaatccacaccgctttcgggttctacacgacgtcgtaccggaacgctaaattacttggcggtgcgtttttgtcggtaaggtggtaactagtcagacctggactaattaataaaaccttaatcggtccagccgcggaacccaggacttccgtcttgtaagtacactgcgcataccactgcgccacggaggccatttTTACTAGTAGCTGCATATTCTTAGTGATATGCGACAGACCCAGTACCTCactatgccctgcagtggacatccatcggctgaaactgataatgacaatgatggatgacggcctccgtggcgcagtggtatccgcggtggatttaatgacggaggtcctgggttcgattcccagctgggcccattgaggttttcttaattggtccaggtctaactggtgggaggcttcggccgtggctagttaccaccctaccgacaaagacgtaccgccaagcgatttagcgttccggtacgatgtcgtgtagaaaccgaaaggagtgtggattttcatcctcctaacaatttagtccgcttccatcttagattacatcatcacttaccagaaaaaaaaaaaaaaaaaaaaaaatggatgatGACACTCACGTTCCGTCCCTGACTCTCTTGTCGTAGAACTCCTCAACAGTCATGGTGGGCAGCGAGGGGTAGCCCGCGCCGAACACCGCCTTCTGCAGCGCGTCGCGCGTGATGATCACCGGCTTCAGCGGCGGCGCGCGCTCGCGCTTCTCCGCCTTGTGCTCCGCTGAAAGACATACACCATAGCATGTAAACGAGAAAATggaatgtattacatgacaggctacctTTGACTAGATTTGGTATatgtcttatactaaactagaagtagggtaggggtagggtaggggtggggtagggtaggggtagggtaggagtagggtagggtaggggtagggtaggggtaggagtagggtaggggtagggataaggtagggtaggggtagaggtatagaagggtagagtagggatagagaataagggcacttatgtcaaaacgaagcttgaccgggtccgctagtaatcaataattaccaataaaaaaatactccatcgtatttctttagtttgtgtgaacaatttttaaaatatttaaaaacataagacgccattttttcttgaataatattgaaagtcgTGTTCTGGATGCCCTTACCTTACCTtctcagccgatagacgtccactcataggcctcttgcatggacctccaagcacatctATCTCGAGCTGCCATctgatatcctcggtctacctagtagggggtcgaccaacactgcgctttcccgtgcagggttgccattccagcaccttggaacctcaacgtccatcagctgttccaaatatgtggcctgcccattgccacttcagcttcgcgactcgctgagctatgtcagtgacagcgacactctatctgcctattattgtttaatctgtgacaatagcaaacaaaataaaattgaataccTCCAGCATTTTTAGCCATGTATTCCAAGATGGGCTTCTCCTGTTCAATACTGCTCAGCTCATCCAGGGCCTGGTTCACGTAGTTCAGCAGCAGGGTGACAAAGTACTCCCTCTTCGTGGCATCGTCAGCAGTTGGCGAGGACATCGCCTTGGAGAGAGTAGACAGTTTTTCCTTGAGCTCTTTCATCTCCTTGTATCTTTTGATCTTTGCTTGCCTTGAGAGGACCTGGAAGATAGTTGTAGGCATCAGTTATGTAGTTCTTTGTTCCAACTCCCAAATACCATGATTTTGAGTTAAGTATCTAAATCCAGAGATTCATGTGCTCTGAAAGTACCAGTTATCATTAAAAGAGGTTATAGATGTTTTGAATTCAATTTAGTGATAGATGTTTTAAAACCTTCTAATCTAACTAGCTTTAACAGATCTGACAATAATATCTACTCATCCCTACAAGATATGAAGATATGAAACATGAAAATAACATTACCTAAATACCTTCTTGTATtaatttcaagatttttttaatgtcagaCTATTATTTTCATAGTTATAGATTTATACTGAACCTAAATATTGCTTGTACAGAAGAAATGtacagaatattttttcaaagtgCATATTCATTATTACCAGTTGTACAACcaattcacacacacacaagcaCAGAACATTGCAACACACTAATTTGCTAAACCAATAAACAAAGGAATTACCATGTTAGCTATCTTTGCTTGCTCATTCTGTGCTCTGCTGGTGCCCTCGCTGCTGGTCTGTGGCACCTCCACATCTGTCACTCCATAGTCCTTGCACCTCTGCAGGAAATCTCTGCAACAGTATATTGCGATAGCATTATAAGcttctgatattattattaacgtttTTAACattcttattcttctttcttCAAATGTTCTTTCTTGGGCCTTTTCCATAGTTGGCCATTGTGTGTAGGTCCATTAGGTGCTAGTCCCTGctggagggtaggggtagggtagctgtagggtaggggtagggtagctgtagggtaggggcaggggtagggtgggagtaaggaaaggttgggtaggggtagggaagaagcgcacaaAAGCAGGCTTGACTGGGTTAGCTAGTAATGTGATAAAATAAGCTgtgttgtgatagcccagtggatattacctctgcttccgattctggagggtatgGGTTTGAATACGGTCGGgggcattttaaggaattaaatatcacgtgtctcaaaacagtgaaggaaaaaaaaaaacgacgtgaggaaacctgcataccagagaattttcataattcttgcTTCTTcttgtgtgaaatctgccaattcgcattgggccagcatggtggactattggcctaacccctctcattctgagaagagactcgagctcagcagtgagccgaatatgggttgttaatgatgatgactcaaaACAGtgacagtggatatgacatctgccttcgatttggagatAATActcacttaaaataaatctcaGCAACATTAATCACCCCCTTCCGTGGCTGGCTGCACAGTTTCAAGCTAAGTGTTCCCAGCAGTGCAGGCAGCAGCAAGTACTGCAGTGTTTCAGTGGGCAACTCCTCCAAGTCCTCATTTTGGCTGAACATGCCTGACAGTGACACTAGGTTGGTTGCCTTCTCAAATTTTGCTATTGCTGCTTTTATTGATAACTGAAATTGAATGGAGCAAAATTATCACCAACAACTCACAGAACTTGATAGAACACATAGAATGTACTGCCCTGTACACTGCCTTTCAACCTATGGAATATTTTAAGGACTATTGTGGCTGTAATTTCACCGGCAACTATACTTAACAGACTGGAACGCAACAATGTTGATTGACAACAGAATTAAGatgaaaaatcaatttatcTATTTCGAGGCTTAGTTTAGGAgcattttgaaacatcaagtttgactgtTTGTAAACACTACCACTGGTTACCAAAGTAGGTTCTGCGGAGAACTAAGCATGTCCCGAAGCCTACTTTGCCAGAAAGATCTCAACTTCTATTTGTCCTAAGTAGATTGTATGAGACAATTTCGCGTAAGGTATATTCATTAAATATTGCAAAACATTAAAACGGTACCTGCACCGCATCACTGTTGGTTGCTTCGCTGCCATTTTCAATCCTATCAAACATCTGCATAGCTTCATCGTACAAAGTTTTTAAAGATTCTTCGTCTGTGGACTGACTAGCTATATTTTGCGCCATATCCTAATTAGGTTTTTACTCAAAAACCGAAAGGaaaatcaaaatacaaaattcttgTTTGTTTCGTTCAATTCAAACTTCAAATGTTAACAAATGACAGGTGAGTggtgacattgacaattgacatatGATTTTTACCAAAGATGACTAAATCAAAAACGAGTTTTAATACAGATAAAACTTTGGcaaccacaaactttattagTAGTCTGTATGGTTACAGACGACACCACAACCACAATTATTCTAATTTGCCGGTTAATTCAAATAAGATttatgaagtaaaacttctttacacccgcgtgacttggggagtaagcttGTATTACGAATAGTGTAATCGGGCAAGGCTGACGGACTTTGAAAGGGAGACTTAAAATCTTCGTGGGTCTAAGGCATACTCggtttttttttcgaatttctAACCCTTCGACCGCTTTCGACGACTTCTTTAGTCAGATAAAAACTTAAACCTGTGTCTACTGTATATTTAGTTTAAATAGGTCagtgtaaaatgtaatttttgtgttagaccacagaacagaacatagaaaacgccaAAGTTAacgcattttattaatttcgtgtGTGAGACGTAActtcttaatttaaattttatttagctgTTATATTACACATTTTTGTTTGCCTGTCGCTGAATATATTAAACGGTATATGTTTTAAAATGGTCGGTTTCCTTTAAAAAGACGGAGTCCTGGGCGTCCACTAGAATAATAGATATAATGTGCTGTACATTAAGCATTAATATTATCGGAGATATATATCTACTACCTTTACTTTTACGTTTAGCTCCTATTCCCAGAGTTTCTAAGCAAAATATTACAGTATGCAACATTGCTATTGGTATTAAACAGGAGGCGCCGCGAACGATCCCTTCAAGTAGGGGTGTAAATTTTTTAGCTGTTTACCGTATTATGATATTTCTTACTACGGTAATTCGGATTTTTGACCGTTGTAGCTTGTAGTAAGCATAGTTTCTAGTAAGTGGGTAAAacatacataggtaggtacataataattataatcacgc
This DNA window, taken from Bicyclus anynana chromosome 1, ilBicAnyn1.1, whole genome shotgun sequence, encodes the following:
- the LOC112050957 gene encoding immunoglobulin-binding protein 1: MAQNIASQSTDEESLKTLYDEAMQMFDRIENGSEATNSDAVQLSIKAAIAKFEKATNLVSLSGMFSQNEDLEELPTETLQYLLLPALLGTLSLKLCSQPRKGVINVAEIYFKDFLQRCKDYGVTDVEVPQTSSEGTSRAQNEQAKIANMVLSRQAKIKRYKEMKELKEKLSTLSKAMSSPTADDATKREYFVTLLLNYVNQALDELSSIEQEKPILEYMAKNAGAEHKAEKRERAPPLKPVIITRDALQKAVFGAGYPSLPTMTVEEFYDKRVRDGTFPGAGTNIPHTTIENADADPDEAEQIRKERLVEEDDEEALARQRDMDEYKDEHRRGWGNRHNRS